In Exiguobacterium sibiricum 7-3, a genomic segment contains:
- the yfmF gene encoding EF-P 5-aminopentanol modification-associated protein YfmF codes for MSQSFQTWNKKGTTFHLVPTDKFKTTTVLVTFSAPLEEKTLTSRALLPYIMEKSTAAYPSMKALREPLETLYDAGLYADASKFGEEHVISFQLDVVRGDLVRHETLLQEALDLLEQMIFYPDLTEGGFREQFVKQEKRLHALRISSLYDDKMRFAQQRLLELMAPGEAVSLSSLGTLEALEQITPASLRDTYRSMVEQDRIDVFVVGHVTQDEMEDALSFLPSHEEKASHYIPAQKQVMGVKRSSETQPIKQGKLHLGYRVSVDPTSVDSIRMQIVNGLFGGFPHSKLFMNVREKESLAYYAASRYAALNSALYVYAGVETKQAERAETIIGEQLKDLKAGQFTDEELTQTKAMLINARRQILDQPGQLIGWLNGSKMRGLTLEDEIHLIETATREDVVRLAATIELEAVYLLRGEE; via the coding sequence ATGAGTCAGTCATTTCAAACGTGGAACAAAAAAGGAACGACATTTCATCTCGTTCCGACCGATAAATTCAAGACGACGACGGTCCTCGTGACGTTTTCAGCACCACTCGAAGAGAAGACGCTGACGAGCCGTGCCTTGTTGCCATATATCATGGAGAAGTCGACAGCCGCCTATCCGTCGATGAAAGCTTTACGGGAACCTCTTGAGACACTATACGATGCGGGTCTATATGCCGATGCCTCGAAATTCGGCGAAGAACATGTTATCTCATTCCAACTCGATGTTGTTCGCGGCGACCTTGTCCGACATGAGACGTTGCTTCAGGAGGCACTTGATCTACTCGAACAGATGATATTTTATCCAGACTTGACAGAGGGTGGATTCCGGGAACAGTTCGTCAAACAAGAAAAACGCTTGCATGCTCTCCGGATCAGCTCGTTATACGATGATAAGATGCGTTTTGCCCAACAGCGTTTGCTCGAGCTGATGGCACCGGGAGAAGCGGTTTCGTTATCTTCACTCGGTACACTTGAGGCACTGGAACAAATCACACCGGCTTCCTTACGCGATACATATCGTTCGATGGTCGAACAGGACCGGATTGATGTATTTGTCGTCGGTCATGTCACGCAAGATGAGATGGAAGATGCGTTATCGTTCTTACCTTCCCACGAGGAAAAGGCAAGTCATTATATTCCGGCTCAAAAACAAGTGATGGGTGTCAAACGTTCATCAGAGACGCAACCAATCAAACAAGGTAAATTGCATTTGGGATATCGTGTCAGTGTCGATCCGACGTCCGTTGATTCAATTCGGATGCAAATTGTTAACGGGCTATTCGGCGGATTCCCGCATTCGAAGCTGTTCATGAATGTCCGTGAAAAAGAAAGTCTCGCGTATTACGCAGCATCCCGTTATGCAGCTTTGAACAGTGCACTTTACGTCTATGCCGGCGTCGAGACAAAACAGGCGGAGCGAGCCGAGACGATTATCGGCGAACAACTGAAGGATCTCAAAGCGGGGCAGTTCACGGATGAGGAACTGACGCAGACGAAGGCGATGTTAATCAATGCCCGTCGGCAAATTCTGGATCAGCCGGGACAATTGATCGGCTGGTTGAATGGATCGAAGATGCGGGGACTGACGCTTGAAGATGAGATTCATCTCATCGAGACGGCAACACGTGAGGATGTCGTCCGTTTAGCAGCAACGATCGAGCTTGAGGCAGTTTATCTATTGCGAGGTGAAGAATAA
- a CDS encoding cob(I)yrinic acid a,c-diamide adenosyltransferase: MKIYTKSGDEGDTSLVGGRVKKNDVRITLMGELDELNSFVGLARTKATSIEVKEQLTVIQHVLFDCGSDLMYVEPKASRLSTTATEDLESWIDSLTELSPPLDKFILPGGTEAAACLHVARTVCRRVERAMVDVEQAHHLLPFINRLSDFFFTAARYENAVNEKADIEYLRSAHVFKRKDGEA; the protein is encoded by the coding sequence TTGAAAATCTATACTAAATCAGGTGATGAGGGAGATACATCACTCGTCGGTGGACGTGTCAAAAAAAATGATGTCCGGATTACACTAATGGGCGAACTGGACGAACTGAACAGTTTTGTCGGACTGGCCCGGACAAAAGCGACATCAATCGAAGTCAAAGAACAATTGACAGTTATCCAGCACGTCTTGTTCGATTGCGGGAGTGACTTAATGTATGTCGAACCGAAAGCATCCCGTCTGAGCACGACTGCTACAGAAGATCTCGAAAGTTGGATTGACAGTCTAACGGAACTGTCGCCGCCGCTCGATAAGTTCATCTTACCTGGAGGCACGGAAGCAGCAGCTTGCCTGCATGTTGCGCGGACTGTCTGCCGGCGTGTCGAACGGGCGATGGTGGATGTCGAACAGGCCCACCATTTATTACCGTTCATCAACCGTCTAAGCGATTTCTTCTTTACAGCGGCCCGTTACGAAAACGCGGTCAATGAAAAAGCGGACATCGAATATTTACGCAGTGCCCATGTGTTTAAACGAAAGGATGGAGAAGCATGA
- a CDS encoding ATP-binding protein: MKWLQSVVIKLWGTILLLVSVVLIALTILLLEFFNSFHIEQERGHLAKLGQQVETVFQAHSGLEEGSATAIEITDIYGATLIATTKDNTVETNISETKAKRIIKELERQNWKAVDGEEGETAIGNYETFNGKAALAYRAPFITESGSGTMYLIEQLTNIEQANEGARQIIQLCVLLAIIGTTVFAFFLSTRITAPLRTIRQAVVEAGEGKFDQSLTQRSRDEIGDLALAFNEMSSQLNQYVTDLDKERHLLSSILRCMADGVLTFSESGELLATNPPAEAFLAGGPVPDELIELFQTVMRKEKEMTVSFERDGRFYIIIVSPLLEQEEQIGAVAVLRDMTEAQQLEKMRADFVANVSHELRTPLVMLQGYSEAIVDGMTESDEATKEFASIIYDESQRLSRLVNDLLDLARMEAGYQEKRIESIDAVPFANRMIKKFKQMGLEKRVSFEVTGPDAQFEADPDQMDQVMTNLLGNALRYTEDGQIKIEITEDRETISLSVIDSGDGIPEEDVPFVFDRFYKADKARTRGKTGTGIGLAIVANVVRSHDGEVQVESELGKGSIFRIQLPKKQRKRTL, encoded by the coding sequence ATGAAATGGTTACAGAGCGTCGTCATTAAATTGTGGGGGACGATTTTATTACTCGTTTCCGTCGTCTTGATTGCCTTGACGATTTTATTACTCGAATTTTTTAATTCATTCCATATCGAACAGGAGCGGGGCCATCTGGCAAAACTCGGTCAGCAGGTCGAAACGGTCTTTCAGGCCCACAGCGGACTGGAAGAAGGATCGGCGACCGCTATCGAGATTACCGATATTTACGGGGCGACCTTGATTGCGACGACGAAGGACAATACGGTCGAAACGAATATCTCGGAAACAAAAGCAAAGCGGATCATCAAAGAACTCGAACGTCAGAACTGGAAAGCCGTTGACGGTGAAGAAGGGGAGACGGCCATCGGGAACTATGAGACGTTTAATGGAAAAGCGGCACTTGCTTACCGTGCTCCGTTCATCACGGAAAGCGGCAGCGGGACGATGTATCTGATCGAACAGTTGACGAACATCGAACAGGCGAATGAAGGGGCACGACAAATCATTCAGCTCTGTGTGTTGCTGGCAATCATCGGAACGACCGTCTTTGCCTTCTTCCTGTCGACCCGGATTACGGCACCGCTCCGCACGATTCGTCAAGCAGTCGTCGAGGCCGGTGAAGGAAAGTTTGATCAGAGTCTGACCCAGCGTTCGCGTGACGAAATTGGTGATTTGGCGCTTGCGTTTAATGAAATGAGCAGTCAACTCAATCAGTATGTCACGGATCTTGATAAGGAACGTCATTTGTTATCGTCCATCCTAAGGTGTATGGCGGACGGAGTCTTGACCTTCTCGGAATCAGGTGAGTTACTGGCAACTAATCCGCCGGCCGAGGCATTTTTGGCGGGGGGACCGGTTCCGGATGAGTTGATCGAATTGTTCCAGACGGTTATGCGCAAAGAAAAAGAAATGACGGTGTCCTTTGAACGGGATGGCCGCTTTTATATCATCATCGTCAGCCCGTTGCTTGAGCAGGAAGAGCAAATCGGAGCAGTTGCCGTCCTGCGTGATATGACGGAAGCCCAGCAACTCGAGAAAATGCGTGCCGACTTCGTCGCAAACGTCAGTCATGAATTGCGGACGCCGCTCGTCATGTTGCAAGGTTATTCAGAAGCGATTGTCGACGGTATGACGGAAAGTGATGAGGCGACAAAAGAGTTTGCGTCCATCATTTACGATGAGTCACAACGGTTGTCCCGCCTCGTCAATGATTTGCTTGATTTGGCACGGATGGAAGCCGGGTATCAGGAAAAACGGATTGAATCGATCGATGCGGTTCCGTTCGCCAACCGGATGATCAAGAAGTTCAAACAGATGGGGCTTGAAAAGCGGGTCTCATTTGAAGTGACCGGTCCTGACGCTCAGTTTGAAGCCGATCCGGATCAAATGGATCAAGTGATGACGAACCTGCTTGGAAATGCGTTGCGGTATACGGAAGATGGCCAAATTAAGATTGAAATCACGGAAGATAGGGAAACTATATCTTTATCTGTAATTGATTCAGGGGACGGTATTCCGGAAGAAGATGTTCCGTTCGTCTTTGACCGTTTTTACAAGGCGGACAAAGCCCGGACACGTGGCAAGACAGGAACTGGAATCGGTCTTGCGATTGTTGCAAACGTTGTCCGGTCGCACGATGGGGAAGTCCAGGTCGAAAGTGAGCTGGGTAAAGGATCCATTTTCCGAATTCAATTACCAAAAAAACAAAGGAAGCGAACTTTATGA
- a CDS encoding response regulator transcription factor codes for MSEEARILVVDDEERIRRLLKMYLERENFTIEEADNGETALEMALETEYDVILLDLMMPKLDGMQVCEELRKTKATPIVMLTAKGEETNRVHGFEMGADDYIVKPFSPREVVLRVKAILRRASATKFLHTDAKTKDVIVFPHLTIDNDAHRVTVESQEVNLTPKEYELLYFLAKQTDKVFSREQLLKEVWNYEFFGDLRTVDTHVKRLREKLNRLSPSAAQMITTVWGVGYKFENNPA; via the coding sequence ATGTCAGAAGAAGCGCGTATTTTAGTCGTTGATGACGAGGAACGGATTCGACGTTTATTAAAAATGTATCTCGAACGTGAGAACTTTACGATTGAAGAAGCCGACAATGGAGAAACGGCTCTCGAGATGGCACTTGAAACGGAATATGATGTGATTCTACTTGATTTGATGATGCCGAAGCTTGATGGCATGCAGGTCTGTGAAGAACTGCGTAAAACGAAAGCAACACCGATCGTCATGCTGACGGCAAAAGGCGAAGAGACGAACCGGGTTCACGGTTTTGAGATGGGCGCGGATGATTATATCGTCAAACCGTTCAGTCCCCGTGAAGTCGTACTCCGCGTCAAAGCGATTTTACGCCGGGCCAGTGCAACAAAATTCCTGCATACGGATGCGAAAACAAAAGACGTCATCGTCTTCCCGCATTTGACGATTGATAATGATGCCCACCGGGTGACAGTCGAATCGCAGGAAGTCAACTTGACACCAAAAGAATATGAATTGCTGTATTTCCTGGCGAAACAGACGGATAAAGTCTTTTCGCGGGAACAATTACTGAAAGAAGTCTGGAACTATGAGTTTTTCGGAGACTTACGGACCGTCGATACACATGTCAAACGACTGCGTGAAAAACTGAACCGTCTGTCACCAAGTGCAGCCCAAATGATCACGACGGTTTGGGGTGTCGGGTACAAGTTCGAGAATAATCCCGCCTGA